One Amycolatopsis sp. NBC_00355 genomic window carries:
- a CDS encoding RecQ family ATP-dependent DNA helicase, whose amino-acid sequence MDTTSTTPALRDRAETLLRALAGDSAKLREDQWTAIEALVAQRRRALVVQRTGWGKSAVYFLATALLREQGSGPTVIVSPLLALMRNQISAAAKAGIHAATMNSANPQEWEHVQASVAAGEIDVLLVSPERLNNPDFRDNVLPKLTASTGLLVVDEAHCISDWGHDFRPDYRRLRTLLGDLPDGVPVLATTATANDRVVTDVAEQLGMGSGGDTLVLRGSLDRESLRLSVCRLPTSQARLAWLAEHLAELPGSGIIYTLTVAAAHDVASLLKDRGYPVAAYTGKTDPADRQAAEDDLLGNRVKALVATSALGMGFDKPDLGFVVHLGAPSSPIAYYQQVGRAGRGVERAEVVLLPGEEDRAIWAYFGSLAFPDELRVTQVLNSLAYADRPLSTAALEPSVELSRSRLEMVLKVLDVDGAVRRVKGGWESTGEDWQYDRSRYQRVAEARDREQEAMLGYLATGDCRMEYLRRQLDDPDAAPCGRCDNCTGQHWDTSVTDEVVNATRERLQRPGVEVAPRKQWPTGMSSLDVPVSGRIGADDQAEPGQVLGRLTDVGWGNRLRELVGPTAQDSDVPDSVFKACVQVLAGWQWSERPVAVVAVPSSTRPRLVYSLATRLADIGKLDFLGALDADGPPPRQANSAQRLADLWRRLSMPADLAATLPAGPILLVDDVIDTGWTMTLATRLLRRAGAPAVLPFALASTA is encoded by the coding sequence GTGGACACCACCAGCACCACCCCAGCACTCCGCGACCGCGCCGAAACCCTTCTCCGGGCGCTGGCCGGCGACTCGGCGAAGCTGCGCGAAGACCAGTGGACGGCCATCGAGGCCTTGGTCGCGCAGCGGCGGCGCGCGCTCGTCGTGCAACGCACCGGGTGGGGCAAGTCGGCCGTCTACTTCCTCGCCACGGCGCTGCTGCGGGAACAAGGGAGCGGGCCGACGGTGATCGTCTCGCCGCTGCTGGCCCTGATGCGCAACCAGATCTCGGCGGCGGCGAAGGCCGGGATCCACGCGGCGACGATGAACTCCGCGAACCCGCAGGAGTGGGAGCACGTCCAGGCGTCGGTGGCGGCCGGCGAGATCGACGTCCTGCTCGTCAGCCCCGAACGGCTGAACAACCCGGACTTCCGCGACAACGTGCTGCCGAAGCTGACCGCGAGCACCGGCCTGCTGGTGGTCGACGAAGCGCACTGCATCTCCGACTGGGGCCACGACTTCCGGCCCGACTACCGGCGGCTGCGCACACTGCTGGGCGACCTGCCCGACGGCGTGCCGGTGCTGGCGACCACCGCGACGGCGAACGACCGCGTCGTCACCGACGTCGCCGAGCAGCTGGGCATGGGCAGCGGCGGCGACACGCTCGTGCTGCGCGGCAGCCTCGACCGGGAAAGCCTGCGGCTGTCGGTGTGCCGGCTGCCGACGTCGCAGGCGCGGCTCGCGTGGCTCGCGGAGCACCTGGCCGAGCTGCCGGGGTCGGGGATCATCTACACGCTGACGGTCGCGGCGGCGCACGACGTCGCGTCCCTGCTGAAGGACCGCGGGTACCCGGTGGCGGCCTACACCGGGAAGACCGACCCGGCCGACCGGCAGGCAGCTGAGGACGACCTGCTCGGCAACCGCGTCAAGGCACTGGTCGCGACGTCCGCGCTGGGCATGGGGTTCGACAAGCCGGACCTCGGGTTCGTCGTCCACCTCGGGGCGCCGTCGTCGCCGATCGCGTACTACCAGCAGGTGGGTCGCGCCGGGCGTGGTGTGGAGCGCGCGGAGGTCGTGCTGCTGCCTGGCGAAGAGGACCGGGCGATCTGGGCGTACTTCGGGTCGCTGGCGTTCCCCGACGAGCTGCGGGTGACCCAGGTGCTGAACTCGCTCGCCTACGCCGATCGTCCCCTTTCGACGGCCGCGCTCGAGCCGTCCGTGGAGCTTTCCCGCTCCCGTCTGGAAATGGTGCTCAAGGTGCTGGACGTCGACGGCGCGGTCCGGCGCGTGAAGGGCGGCTGGGAGAGCACGGGCGAGGACTGGCAGTACGACCGCAGCCGCTACCAGCGCGTCGCGGAAGCGCGTGATCGGGAGCAGGAGGCGATGCTCGGTTACCTGGCGACCGGCGACTGCCGGATGGAGTACCTGCGCCGTCAGCTCGACGACCCGGACGCGGCGCCGTGCGGGCGGTGCGACAACTGCACCGGGCAGCACTGGGACACGTCGGTGACCGACGAGGTCGTCAACGCGACGCGGGAACGCCTGCAGCGCCCGGGAGTCGAGGTCGCGCCGCGGAAGCAGTGGCCGACGGGGATGTCCTCTTTGGACGTTCCGGTCTCCGGCCGGATCGGCGCCGACGACCAGGCCGAGCCGGGGCAGGTCCTCGGGCGCCTGACGGACGTCGGCTGGGGCAACCGGCTGCGGGAGCTCGTCGGCCCGACCGCCCAGGACTCGGACGTGCCGGACTCGGTGTTCAAGGCGTGCGTACAGGTCTTGGCCGGGTGGCAGTGGTCGGAGCGGCCGGTGGCGGTGGTCGCGGTGCCGTCGTCGACGCGGCCGCGGCTGGTCTACAGCCTGGCGACGCGGCTGGCCGACATCGGCAAGCTGGACTTCCTCGGCGCGCTCGACGCGGACGGCCCGCCGCCGCGCCAGGCGAACAGCGCGCAACGGCTGGCCGACCTGTGGCGTCGGCTGAGCATGCCGGCCGACCTGGCCGCGACGTTGCCCGCGGGGCCGATCCTGCTGGTCGACGACGTCATCGACACCGGCTGGACGATGACACTGGCGACGCGGCTGCTCCGGCGGGCCGGGGCGCCCGCGGTGCTGCCGTTCGCGTTGGCCAGCACGGCCTGA
- a CDS encoding MFS transporter codes for MTVRVQHRLPVRKLFAASAGNALEWFDWTIYATFSIYFAGAFFPSGNDTLALINTFATYALAFFFRPLGGVLLGRFADTRGRKPAMILTIVLMAGGSVAIGVLPTFAQVGWLAPLLLLLARIAQGLSLGGEVSNASAYLGEIAPAARRGRYSAFFYISTGSAVLVATVLGFVLSRTLDKAQLASWGWRLPFLLGGVFGVVGLWLRRSLAETELFEQTKTKARKLERPLLTTLTHHPKAVGRLVGFSMLSTLCYYTFFSALTSFAVKNRHADAGAVFLALSVGTVLFIALQYPMGALADRVGRKPQLLVWSGATAVVIVPLSTLIGPDVGGLLVVFCVGLGLYTAMTSIAPAIMSELFPTELRGLGIGAWYNLTVAIFGGTAPLLITVFGAISPTLYFWYVAAGAAIAFAVILTLPETKGSELG; via the coding sequence ATGACCGTGCGGGTCCAGCACCGGCTGCCGGTGCGCAAGCTGTTCGCGGCGAGCGCGGGCAACGCGCTGGAGTGGTTCGACTGGACGATCTACGCGACGTTCAGCATCTACTTCGCCGGCGCGTTCTTCCCTTCCGGCAACGACACCCTCGCCCTGATCAACACGTTCGCCACCTACGCGCTCGCGTTCTTCTTCCGCCCGCTCGGCGGAGTCCTGCTCGGGCGCTTCGCCGACACCCGCGGCCGCAAGCCCGCCATGATCCTGACGATCGTGCTCATGGCGGGCGGCTCGGTCGCGATCGGTGTGCTGCCGACGTTCGCGCAGGTCGGCTGGCTCGCGCCGCTCCTGCTGCTGCTCGCCCGGATCGCGCAGGGGCTCTCGCTCGGCGGCGAGGTGTCGAACGCGTCGGCCTACCTGGGCGAGATCGCGCCGGCCGCGCGGCGAGGACGGTACTCGGCGTTCTTCTACATCTCGACCGGCTCCGCGGTGCTCGTCGCGACCGTGCTCGGGTTCGTGCTGTCGCGCACCCTCGACAAGGCGCAGCTCGCGTCGTGGGGCTGGCGGCTGCCGTTCCTGCTGGGTGGTGTCTTCGGCGTGGTCGGGCTGTGGCTGCGCCGCAGCCTCGCCGAGACCGAGCTGTTCGAGCAGACGAAGACCAAGGCGCGCAAGCTCGAGCGGCCGCTGCTGACCACGCTGACGCACCACCCGAAGGCCGTCGGCCGGCTCGTCGGCTTCTCCATGCTCTCGACGCTCTGCTACTACACGTTCTTCAGCGCGCTCACGTCGTTCGCGGTGAAGAACCGGCACGCCGACGCCGGCGCCGTGTTCCTCGCGCTCTCCGTCGGCACCGTGCTGTTCATCGCGCTGCAGTACCCGATGGGCGCGCTCGCCGACCGCGTCGGGCGGAAACCGCAGCTGCTCGTGTGGTCCGGGGCGACCGCCGTCGTCATCGTGCCGCTGTCCACGTTGATCGGCCCGGACGTCGGCGGCCTGCTCGTCGTGTTCTGCGTCGGGCTCGGGCTGTACACGGCGATGACGTCGATCGCGCCGGCGATCATGAGCGAGCTGTTCCCCACCGAGCTGCGCGGGCTGGGGATCGGCGCCTGGTACAACCTGACCGTCGCGATCTTCGGCGGGACCGCTCCGCTGCTCATCACGGTGTTCGGCGCGATCTCGCCGACGCTCTACTTCTGGTACGTCGCCGCCGGTGCCGCGATCGCGTTCGCCGTGATCCTGACGCTGCCGGAGACGAAGGGCAGCGAGCTGGGGTAA